In Plasmodium malariae genome assembly, chromosome: 11, the following proteins share a genomic window:
- the PmUG01_11022100 gene encoding conserved Plasmodium protein, unknown function, which produces MENRECEIRILNGTSCAFYRYMHSVKHGIWLLNPPECLKDKKEEKCIAKFTKTMGNFYGILQYCVVINNEEYILNARFDIPLLGDNTASAVLGMNIKNDKKQILSQQNYFIVKHSFDNTYNSKFYINILETDEGRRFIEYHKKKLKKGLLKILHIRSIEEKEKLKRINLSNSMKHNDKKKKGDNNNYNLNDNNNNNSTNNSNNNDDYEEEEALLNDKLLYSTYRNEDIMENLPLSFIINIKNYEWKKRLRKAHKSLYIIIINFTRQTLNLSDSKGIKSAVLTEGNWVELPSEKISPLRCSEFGCNSDGMFSSINGFCKYNFMNESCYLNIFWDINSVNSKIKCNIKNTSKYTIIKNVEIFNECTAVFHILEYYYYPPIKLLDCRALTVNIINKYSINKDNIDPNMNIIYQCSINVIRQFCLYLQNNASQENNSNEDLINPADFRSMEYDYDEDDTRDQKCFSNFLNFLKTNNSLSLYSNAVEEMINKSYNMDKAKMADNLISLKNNRKVRNIDSNALIYLNHEDFRRNIQDKNFYLLKKRNATSNSLCISRKNTFTNINITAARNFFCYMHGNNYSNNIPINSYLYISWNIGNIIYRNLYNSSENIIINAHSLLSSHNINDDVILKLKIDENNRRIYPSNLIHSLLMNMQSDIYINNEYVILDIILNIFHMLCTHLTPIIEKILDLEYGNRWLVDSKIPKSNIWEKSKGKNELDIEGIIHIITTFWMDVFEKKIKNIEILDNLQKASIFWANQEIDQFDQDFVKKLIECSSLLLKIFGDYNTAKSIEKLYYNKYSIFSDICVD; this is translated from the coding sequence ATGGAAAACAGAGAATGTGAAATAAGGATATTGAACGGAACAAGTTGTGCgttttatagatatatgcATTCAGTTAAACATGGTATATGGTTACTTAATCCACCGGAATGTTTAAAAGATAAGAAGGAAGAGAAATGCATAgctaaatttacaaaaactATGGGAAATTTTTATGGAATTTTACAATATTGTgttgtaataaataatgaagaatatattttgaatgcACGTTTTGATATTCCTTTATTAGGCGATAATACGGCTTCTGCTGTCTTAGGCATGAATATTAAGAATGATAAGAAACAGATATTGTCTCAACAAAACTATTTTATAGTAAAACATAGTTTTGATAACACATATAAcagtaaattttatataaacattttagaAACAGATGAAGGGAGAAGATTTATAGAATATCACAAGAAAAAACTGAAAAAAggattattaaaaatactacATATCAGAAGCAtagaagaaaaggaaaaactaaaaaggataaatttGAGTAATTCCATGAAACacaatgataaaaaaaaaaaaggtgacaataataattataatttaaatgataataataataataatagtaccaataatagtaataacaatgatGATTATGAGGAGGAGGAGGCACTGTTAAACGATAAGCTGTTATATAGCACTTACAGAAATGAAGACATAATGGAAAATTTGCCATTAAGctttataataaacataaaaaattatgaatggAAAAAGAGATTGAGGAAGGCACATAAGtctttgtatattataattataaatttcacTAGACAAACTTTAAATTTGTCTGATAGTAAAGGGATAAAATCAGCTGTATTAACAGAAGGAAATTGGGTAGAATTGCCGAGTGAAAAAATATCCCCTTTACGTTGTAGCGAATTTGGTTGTAACAGTGATGGTATGTTTTCAAGTATCAACggtttttgtaaatataattttatgaacgagtcatgttatttaaatatattttgggACATCAATAGTGTGAAttccaaaataaaatgtaatattaagAATACTTCTAAATAcactattattaaaaatgtggaaatttttaatgaatgtACAGCCGTATTTCATATCTTagaatattactattatccACCTATTAAACTATTAGATTGTAGGGCTTTAacagttaatattattaataaatatagtattaataaagataatatagatccgaatatgaatattatttatcagtgtagtataaatgtaataaggCAATTTTGTCTATACCTTCAAAATAATGCATCACAGgaaaataattcaaatgaAGATTTGATAAACCCAGCTGACTTTAGATCAATGGAATATGATTATGATGAGGATGATACAAGAGATCAGAAATGCTTCTcgaattttttgaattttttgaaaactaATAATTCACTATCCTTATATTCTAATGCTGTAGaagaaatgataaataaGTCATATAATATGGACAAGGCAAAAATGGCAGATAATTTAAttagtttaaaaaataataggaaAGTGCGTAATATAGATAGTAATGCCCTAATTTATCTAAATCATGAAGATTTTAGAAGAAATATACAAGataaaaacttttatttgttaaaaaaaagaaatgctACATCCAATAGTTTGTGTATAAGTAGGAAAAATACTTTcacaaatattaatattaccgCAGcacgtaattttttttgttatatgcatggtaataattattcaaataatattcCAATAAATTCCtatttgtatatatcatGGAACATtggaaatataatatatcgtAATTTGTACAACTCTagtgaaaatattattataaatgcCCACAGTTTATTAAGTAGtcataatattaatgatgaTGTTATACTTAAATTAAAGATTGATGAAAATAACAGAAGAATATATCCTTCTAATTTAATTCATTCTTTATTGATGAACATGCAAagcgatatatatattaataatgagTATGTTATACtagatattatattaaacatatttcATATGTTATGCACACATTTAACACCCAtcattgaaaaaattttagattTAGAATATGGTAATAGATGGCTAGTAGATAGTAAAATCCCCAAAAGCAATATTTGGGAAAAatcaaaaggaaaaaatgaattagaTATTGAAggtattattcatattattactacatTCTGGATGGAcgtttttgaaaaaaaaattaaaaatatagaaattttAGATAATTTACAAAAGGCCTCTATCTTTTGGGCAAACCAAGAAATAGATCAATTCGATCAggattttgtaaaaaaattaattgaatGCTCTTCTTTgcttttgaaaatatttggGGACTACAATACGGCAAAGAGCATTGAAAAGTTGTATTATAACAAGTACTCCATCTTTAGTGATATTTGTGTGGACTGA
- the PmUG01_11022200 gene encoding conserved Plasmodium protein, unknown function, with protein sequence MNLNSKNIVNVSIFSSINALYILLYIFNQTFLQVLCTLSILLLLLSGLLVFLQVHKISDYKETDKLEIVSKELIEGLIVFLYDFINDKLTLIRKYLLWTNRMENVTLIIIIYSIGNFLSFVNFSVLFYLLTWAIFLYNYINNVYITKIRKIVHPYYVDIKEQAKYLFDNIPKLNHIKKSI encoded by the coding sequence ATGAATTTGAACTCAAAGAATATTGTAAACGTATCGATATTTTCATCGATAAATGCgttgtatatattactatacaTTTTCAATCAAACTTTTTTACAAGTTTTATGTACCTTATCCATTTTGTTACTTTTATTAAGTGGACTTCTTGTGTTTTTACAAGTACATAAGATTTCAGATTATAAGGAGACTGATAAATTAGAAATTGTATCAAAAGAATTAATAGAAGGATTAATAGTGTTTTTATatgattttataaatgataaattaacattaataagaaaataccTATTGTGGACGAACAGAATGGAAAATGTAactcttattattataatatattcgaTTGGAAACTTTTTGtcatttgtaaattttagcgttttattttatttattaacgtgggcaatattcttatataattatattaataatgtatatataacaaagaTACGTAAAATTGTTCACCCATATTATGTTGACATAAAAGAGCaagcaaaatatttattcgaTAATATACCAAAACTAAATCATATAAAGAAAAGCATTTAG
- the GEX1 gene encoding nuclear fusion protein, putative, with product MIYFYLVIIIVIQLRICKEYKFKYASNTELLVERVKRGKEAFDEILKAKRKAEEEYQKKKKRNKNYAENEGSGYSEENEDNQDNIYVQEIKCYEYVLDQLNNLNMYNCNEINENNKSLLALAKTKCIFVKSTRKFPDEKIGCELNTKKLNKLQIYLYNNNLFDQFQNVHFAKTLSLDELRKIERIENPCSINDNKEEYKVYPNNKRENSYISSSKGEVYTYDKNNYDYNTFVPRESIFDENANIKKKLCENLKYKIITNCTSTNNMSDTAFQIYHAELNHIDDICFYIQSIEWNKRTEENINRLAETSLYITKQMTTNLENMKLIEHAQVKQIENTNRFDSFLQGLKNDFSEIIQILLKIKYHHESITKFVRGFKLIVIYLFIALLVLLITSRSNVHTCRRKIIFCVIICCITELIFKKIITLIKKYVLLRVNENLVNYSVKGIRYTFVLIGLKILITTIISYREPVKIIEEELRQIKKLVEKNEQHHNTFRELKRQNEKSIQEIDQETVNVLNLWLNYNDYLDSIYMDDEDFNINSRSDSEYSSSETSLASEDFTSKEMDEPNEEPIGIRIKMLHRKNRPMFFHYFPSPANIKAYTESPISFTNIVEHNHNERMRMREFRIKNFDTDDNTNNNETIILENDNQNTTLDFCDLNEQDVKIKKFYSVEGF from the exons atgatatatttctATCTAGTTATTATAATAGTTATCCAATTAAGAATATGTAAAGAATATAAGTTCAAATATGCTAGTAACACAGAGCTATTGGTAGAAAGGGTTAAAAGAGGGAAAGAAGCATTTGATGAAATATTGAAAGCGAAAAGAAAGGCTGAAGAAGAatatcaaaagaaaaaaaagagaaataagaACTACGCAGAAAATGAAGGGAGTGGATATAGTGAAGAGAATGAAGACAATCAAgataacatatatgtacaggAAATAAAATGTTATGAATATGTACTAGATCAgctaaataatttaaatatgtacaactgtaatgaaataaacgaaaataataaatcattaCTAGCCTTAGCTAAAACGAAatgtatttttgttaaatcaACAAGAAAATTTCCAGATGAAAAAATTGGTTGTgaattaaatacaaaaaagttaaacaaattacaaatatatttatataataacaatttatttGATCAATTTCAAAATGTGCATTTTGCTAAAACGTTAAGTTTAGAtgaattaagaaaaattgaaagaaTAGAGAATCCATGTTCTATTAATGATAACAAAGAAGAGTATAAAGTCTACCCAAAcaataaaagagaaaactCATATATAAGTTCAAGTAAAGGGGAAGTATATACTTATGATAAGAATAACTATGACTATAATACTTTTGTGCCACGGGAAAGCATATTCGATGAAAATgccaatataaaaaaaaaattatgtgaaaatttaaaatataaaattataacaaattGCACATCCACTAACAACATGTCCGATACTGCTTTTCAAATTTATCACGCTGAGTTAAACCATATCGAtgatatttgtttttatatacaatCCATTGAGTGGAACAAACGAACAGAAGAAAAT ATTAACAGGCTAGCAGAAACCTCTCTATACATAACCAAACAGATGACAACGAATTTAGAAAACATGAAATTAATAGAACACGCTCAAGTAAAACAAATAGAAAACACAAACAG ATTTGACAGTTTTTTACAAGGCCTTAAAAATGACTTCAGCGAgattatacaaattttattaaaaataaaatatcatcATGAATCTATTACTA aGTTTGTGAGGGGATTTAAGCTGATTGTAATATATCTGTTCATCGCATTACTAGTTCTACTTATAACTTCACGCAGTAATGTGCATACCTGTAGgaggaaaattatttttt GTGTGATTATTTGTTGTATAACCGAACTCatcttcaaaaaaataattactctcattaaaaaatacgtGCTCCTGAGAGTTAACGAGAATTTAGTTAATTATTCAGTGAAAGGAATAAGATAC aCTTTTGTGCTGATTGgtcttaaaattttaatcaCCACAATAATATC ATACCGGGAACCAGTGAAAATAATAGAGGAAGAACTGAGGCAAATAAAGAAACTTGtcgaaaaaaatgaacaacaTCATAACACCTTTAGAGAATTAAAAAGACAAAACGAAAAAAGCATTCAAGAAATAGATCAAGAAACAG TTAATGTGTTAAATTTATGGTTAAATTATAACGACTATCTtgattctatatatatggatgATGAAGATTtcaatataa ATTCACGCAGTGATTCTGAATATAGCAGCTCAGAGACTTCCCTTGCTAGCGAGGATTTTACTTCAAAGGAAATGGACGA acCAAATGAAGAACCTATtggaataagaataaaaatgctACATAGAAAAAATCGCCCAATgtttttccattattttcCTTCACCAGCAAATATTAAGGCGTATACGGAAAGCCCAATCTCTttca CGAATATTGTAGAGCACAATCATAATGAAAGAATGCGAATGAGAGAATTCAGAATCAAAAATTTc gATACCGATGATAAcactaataataatgaaacaataattttagaaaatgATAACCAGAACACAACTTTAGACTTCTGTGATTTAAATGAACAagatgtaaaaataaaaaaattttactcaGTTGAAGGTTTTTAA
- the PmUG01_11022400 gene encoding conserved Plasmodium protein, unknown function codes for MVRHLLLFFILLITEGISKEKIVRARRAFTTKRALNYDKGGNKKSYKMYYIRSCKNNNVKYRIIERKKKNGKIHIRIYGKDHRNPYLAHEYANKIIENKKYEVGKLLEENFEENNPLQIRMKYLQHTMNNKLSECLKRKSTDEKHRLSVVADIKRKIFCSVTRKNSGLTNELGVGEITGEGNEKGKDNFDKNINYVYQNNFLNLANPGQVSLMLHQIGFDVLIVNIDNLSTEGMLNDLSEVIKSTRILSRNTRPAIVVDDVIIHPIQIALAVENKADGVILNLSYLKNDLEDMLNYCVNLGTQAIVEVHDYNDIYYATQCGSYILMINEFDFFNNHYEYNHAIKAISYAIPELITIAKINVNDISYVEKLGSLGYDSICLEKKLIDNDLEDFVHACKSWNAPHKTLLYLNRNNYLKEFLTYKNDVPGEENHKDITDNLKKMYDDKNIPNNYSNKLLKNYEKDFIDVEEDGENGEGNNQKKGDDKKEIEKQAKDSILTSDEKQIVKNFKKEKKKELILLNQMKEIVKEVDEQCKNYDSLSDDENKKKEKKLETLLENFTKLDRNFLRGFFSDEEISNIENTIKNAIQQKNKIKNGEENFDNKDFTNNMNSIQNNGVDDLDIHKTTKEFFDKKNLENNNLFDNNSSDDFSDDTSSRGVNSQ; via the coding sequence atGGTGCGACACCTCTTACTATTTTTCATACTTCTAATAACAGAAGGTATTTCTAAGGAGAAGATTGTAAGGGCTCGTAGAGCTTTTACAACAAAGAGGGCTTTAAATTATGATAAGgggggaaataaaaaaagctataaaatgtattacaTAAGGAGTTGTAAAAACAACAATGTgaaatatagaataattgaaagaaaaaagaaaaatggaaaaatacatataagaATTTATGGTAAGGATCATAGAAACCCATATTTAGCACATGAGtatgcaaataaaataattgaaaataaaaaatatgaagtgGGTAAATTACTAGAAGAAAATTTCGAAGAAAATAATCCATTACAAATACGAATGAAGTATTTGCAACATACAATGAATAACAAATTGTCAGAATGTTTAAAAAGGAAGAGCACTGATGAAAAACATAGACTGTCAGTAGTAGCAgacataaaaagaaaaatattttgtagtGTTACGAGAAAAAATAGTGGTTTAACAAACGAACTAGGTGTAGGAGAAATAACGGGGGaaggaaatgaaaaaggaaaagataattttgataaaaatataaattatgtttatcaaaataattttcttaatttagcTAATCCTGGTCAGGTAAGTTTAATGTTACATCAAATAGGTTTTGATGTATTAATAGTTAATATTGATAATTTATCAACAGAAGGAATGTTAAATGATTTAAGTGAAGTTATTAAAAGTACAAGAATATTATCTAGAAATACTAGACCAGCAATAGTAGTTGATGATGTAATAATTCATCCTATTCAAATTGCATTGGCAGTTGAAAATAAAGCAGATGGAGTAATTTTAAAtctttcttatttaaaaaatgatctTGAAGACATGTTAAATTATTGTGTTAATTTAGGTACCCAAGCTATTGTTGAAGTACATGATTacaatgatatatattatgctaCGCAATGTGGGAGTTATATTCTTATGATAAATGAGTTtgacttttttaataatcatTATGAATATAATCATGCAATAAAGGCTATAAGTTATGCGATTCCTGAACTAATTACTATTGCTAAAATTAATGTGAATGATATAAGTTATGTAGAAAAATTAGGTAGTTTAGGTTATGATAGTATATGTCTAGAAAAAAAGCTAATCGATAATGATTTAGAAGATTTTGTTCATGCATGTAAGAGCTGGAATGCTCCTCACAAAACCTTACTATATTTgaatagaaataattatttaaaggaATTCCTTACCTATAAAAATGATGTACCAGGGGAGGAAAATCATAAAGATATTACAgataacttaaaaaaaatgtatgatgATAAGAATATACCGAATAACTATTCAAACaagcttttaaaaaattatgagaaAGATTTTATTGATGTTGAGGAAGATGGTGAAAATGGGGAAGgaaataatcaaaaaaaaggtgatgataaaaaggaaatcGAAAAACAGGCAAAGGATAGTATACTAACCAGTGATGAAAAGCaaattgttaaaaattttaagaaagaaaagaagaaggAACTAATTCTTTTGAATCAAATGAAAGAAATTGTAAAAGAAGTGGATGAACAgtgtaaaaattatgactCTCTTTCagatgatgaaaataaaaaaaaagagaaaaagttAGAAACActtttagaaaattttacaaaGTTAGACAGAAATTTCTTAAGAGGCTTTTTTTCAGACGAAGAGATAAGTAATATTGAGAATACCATTAAGAACGCTATACaacaaaagaataaaataaaaaatggagaGGAAAATTTCGATAATAAAgattttacaaataatatgaacagtATTCAAAATAACGGAGTAGACGATCTTGATATTCATAAAACAACGAAAGAGTTTTTtgataagaaaaatttgGAAAACAATAATCTATTTGATAACAATTCTTCAGACGATTTTTCAGATGACACTTCTTCCAGGGGGGTAAATTCGCAGtag